A genome region from Borrelia duttonii Ly includes the following:
- a CDS encoding plasmid maintenance protein: MRRKKINKIPFNKVVDRRLKVFWVIKKLQHNYFTNKKRYSLRNVVIMVNSILEKNGFKTVTRRTIQSDITSIEKIGLLKTDFNPLGKNNGSFTYYIINKNLEKMANKAISTAYFIQKKKNTEQAIDKAINKDKLKEQKQQFKISHQIFSCLLSYKKGKYYKYKNSYFKEKKNGTERLEKIILQKFNITEKDLNEIRNIVETQLSYKNTLWNLKDFMEALREYKENDVVVFFKTVLKKKRDKIWFMSKRGVKTDFNFMIGSFKDKNKTKAQQMYQNPRKIVAPKMNYIDDPNKIVKVSDLVSDIIKAKNLISS; this comes from the coding sequence ATGAGACGCAAAAAGATAAACAAAATTCCATTTAACAAAGTAGTAGATCGAAGACTAAAGGTGTTTTGGGTAATTAAAAAACTGCAACATAATTATTTTACAAATAAAAAAAGATATTCTCTAAGAAATGTTGTAATTATGGTAAATTCAATATTAGAAAAAAACGGATTTAAAACAGTAACAAGAAGAACTATACAAAGCGATATTACAAGCATTGAAAAAATTGGACTACTAAAAACCGATTTCAATCCTCTTGGAAAAAATAATGGAAGTTTTACTTATTACATAATCAATAAAAATCTTGAAAAGATGGCTAATAAAGCAATAAGCACAGCTTATTTTATACAAAAAAAGAAAAATACAGAGCAAGCTATAGACAAAGCTATTAATAAAGACAAATTAAAAGAACAAAAGCAACAATTCAAAATTTCACATCAGATATTTTCATGTCTTTTAAGTTATAAAAAAGGTAAATACTATAAATATAAGAATTCTTATTTCAAAGAGAAAAAAAATGGGACAGAACGCTTAGAAAAGATCATCCTACAAAAGTTTAACATAACGGAAAAAGATCTAAATGAAATCAGAAATATTGTGGAAACTCAGTTAAGTTATAAAAACACATTGTGGAATTTGAAAGATTTTATGGAAGCATTGAGGGAATACAAAGAAAATGATGTTGTAGTTTTTTTTAAAACTGTTCTTAAAAAAAAGAGGGATAAAATATGGTTCATGTCCAAAAGAGGTGTTAAAACAGATTTTAACTTTATGATAGGGAGTTTTAAAGACAAAAATAAAACAAAAGCGCAACAAATGTATCAAAATCCAAGAAAAATTGTGGCACCAAAAATGAATTATATAGACGACCCAAATAAGATAGTGAAAGTAAGTGATTTGGTATCTGATATTATAAAGGCAAAAAATTTGATATCCAGTTAG
- a CDS encoding ankyrin repeat domain-containing protein, whose amino-acid sequence MSYHTLSNISIYVGYIIIGITSFTIFNTNLRIKIKNKMKKLSFLYYTTLFIFFIIATNLSHYFSEKQLLEDFQKFKKDFFEIHKINETFLKKYILPLKEPIKMELMSKLNPINTIFNASIEKYSQKINKTPTDIKKNYDAYIKATNTEIKSKISQLEREILPMYNKYKLPCSNNQISNISVDKDGNIIPILRNSEGKITNLLFYDQTYNLTPFKVYNNHKVKFDITKDDNHYFKELINVYYIDSHNTKRNIDYYKNNIDTIPYYIDLTENQDNFLKSIKIKNEYKEYIKEKNKLKMLINNDKLNDFKTFLKQNPNTFSLNTIFSDGNPVLIYAIKSKAKNIINHIMSKDFNINLTDQENKTALHHAIINEYDITFIKSLITKGANPHIKDLTKKLPSDYTPKDGEIYQYLHIYKIIKIIN is encoded by the coding sequence ATGAGCTATCACACATTAAGTAATATATCTATATATGTTGGATATATTATTATAGGAATTACATCATTTACCATTTTTAATACAAATTTAAGAATTAAAATCAAGAATAAAATGAAAAAACTAAGTTTTTTATATTATACGACCTTATTTATTTTTTTTATAATCGCTACTAATTTATCTCATTATTTTTCAGAAAAACAATTATTAGAAGATTTTCAAAAATTTAAAAAGGATTTTTTCGAAATACACAAAATCAATGAAACATTTTTAAAAAAATACATTTTACCATTAAAAGAACCAATCAAAATGGAATTAATGTCAAAATTAAATCCAATAAATACAATATTCAATGCTAGTATTGAAAAATACTCACAAAAAATCAATAAAACACCAACTGATATCAAAAAAAATTATGATGCATACATTAAAGCAACAAATACAGAAATTAAAAGTAAAATTTCTCAATTAGAAAGAGAAATTTTACCAATGTATAACAAATATAAATTACCTTGTTCAAATAATCAAATATCAAACATCAGTGTTGACAAAGATGGAAATATCATTCCTATTCTTAGGAATTCAGAAGGCAAAATAACAAATTTATTATTCTATGATCAAACATACAATTTGACTCCATTTAAGGTATATAACAATCATAAGGTTAAATTTGATATCACTAAAGATGATAATCATTATTTTAAAGAACTCATTAATGTTTATTATATTGACTCACACAACACCAAAAGAAATATTGATTATTATAAAAATAACATCGATACGATCCCTTATTATATAGATTTAACAGAAAATCAGGACAACTTTTTAAAAAGCATCAAAATTAAAAATGAATACAAGGAATATATTAAAGAAAAAAACAAACTAAAAATGTTGATAAATAATGACAAATTAAATGATTTTAAAACATTCTTAAAACAAAATCCAAATACATTTTCTCTAAATACAATATTTTCAGATGGAAATCCCGTATTAATTTATGCAATAAAGTCAAAAGCTAAGAATATAATAAATCATATAATGTCAAAAGATTTCAATATAAATCTAACCGATCAAGAAAATAAAACAGCACTTCATCATGCAATAATTAATGAATATGATATCACTTTCATTAAATCTCTTATAACAAAAGGAGCAAACCCACATATAAAAGACCTCACAAAAAAACTACCATCAGATTATACTCCCAAAGATGGAGAAATTTACCAATACTTACATATATATAAGATAATAAAAATAATTAATTAA
- a CDS encoding acylphosphatase, protein MMHKYQYFISGKVQGIGFRFFTEQIAKKIGIKGFVKNLDDGRVEIIAFFINNKQIDSFENALKKGNGYSKIHKIEKKILDTKYPFDFKNFCSYY, encoded by the coding sequence ATGATGCATAAATATCAGTATTTCATTTCTGGAAAAGTACAAGGCATAGGATTTAGATTTTTCACAGAACAAATAGCAAAAAAAATAGGAATTAAAGGATTTGTCAAAAATTTAGATGATGGAAGAGTAGAAATAATAGCTTTTTTTATCAATAACAAACAAATCGACTCATTCGAAAATGCACTAAAAAAAGGCAATGGATATTCAAAAATTCACAAAATAGAAAAAAAAATCTTAGATACAAAGTACCCCTTCGATTTTAAAAATTTTTGTTCTTATTATTGA
- a CDS encoding PTS transporter subunit EIIC: protein MSILSKSIFTTLQKVGKAFMLPIALLPIAGLLLGIGSALTNKTMIQTYGIEALFGEKTIMHATLSLIKYTGEVIFANLPLMFAIAIPIGLAKAEKGTAALAGVIGFLVMHQTINGVLSIQGITPATTNVEALLAIGTTEAEAISKSQEYTNVLGIFSLQMSVMGGMIAGFIAAMLHNKLHNIHLPTFLAFFGGSRFIPIITTLVMFIVGIILTCIWPFIQGMMTSLGNIIEKSGYFGSFAYGAIKRSLIPFGLHHIFYMPFWQTSLGGTMEINGELISGAQNIFFKQLADPNTTHFEVTKGTRFFSGEFIVMIFGLPGAALAMYHTAKTENKKDAASLLISAGFTSMLTGITEPLEFAFLFAAPALYYLIYVPLFGLAHLLAHIFNIGVGLTFSGGLIDMFLFGILQGNSKTTWIMIPTIGIFYFIGFYYIFKLAITKFNLKTPGREDIEEDIIKTNPHKTKISEIARKVLEGLGGKGNITYLDACASRLRINVNQIELVKSDIYFKSIGASGMLKKGNDIQIVFGGVSDNIRMEINKIQITK from the coding sequence ATGTCAATACTATCAAAATCTATATTTACAACATTACAAAAAGTAGGAAAAGCTTTCATGTTACCAATAGCTTTGCTACCAATAGCCGGACTTTTACTAGGAATCGGCAGTGCTCTTACTAACAAAACAATGATTCAAACCTATGGAATTGAAGCACTATTTGGAGAAAAAACTATAATGCATGCAACATTGTCTTTGATAAAATATACAGGAGAAGTTATTTTCGCAAACTTACCCTTGATGTTTGCAATAGCAATTCCAATTGGACTAGCAAAAGCTGAAAAAGGAACAGCAGCACTTGCTGGTGTCATAGGTTTCTTAGTTATGCATCAAACCATTAACGGAGTTTTATCAATTCAAGGCATTACTCCTGCAACCACAAATGTAGAAGCACTCTTAGCAATTGGAACAACCGAAGCAGAAGCAATTTCTAAAAGTCAAGAATATACAAATGTACTTGGAATTTTTTCCCTACAAATGAGCGTAATGGGAGGAATGATAGCAGGATTTATTGCAGCAATGCTTCATAACAAATTGCACAATATCCATCTACCTACATTTCTAGCATTTTTTGGAGGATCAAGATTTATTCCCATCATAACCACACTTGTAATGTTTATAGTAGGAATAATTTTAACATGTATTTGGCCATTCATTCAAGGTATGATGACCTCATTAGGCAATATCATAGAAAAATCGGGATATTTTGGCTCATTTGCATATGGAGCAATTAAAAGATCTTTGATACCTTTTGGACTTCATCATATCTTCTACATGCCTTTCTGGCAAACATCTCTAGGCGGAACAATGGAAATTAATGGAGAATTGATATCAGGAGCACAAAATATATTCTTCAAACAATTAGCAGATCCTAATACTACACATTTTGAAGTCACAAAAGGAACCCGTTTTTTTAGTGGAGAATTTATAGTAATGATTTTTGGATTACCTGGAGCTGCTCTTGCAATGTATCATACAGCAAAAACCGAGAATAAAAAAGATGCTGCTTCTCTATTAATATCAGCTGGCTTTACATCAATGCTAACAGGAATCACAGAACCCCTTGAATTTGCTTTTCTATTTGCAGCACCTGCTCTCTATTATCTCATATATGTCCCGCTCTTTGGACTTGCTCACTTATTAGCTCATATTTTCAATATTGGGGTTGGATTAACATTTTCTGGTGGGTTAATTGACATGTTCTTATTTGGCATATTACAAGGCAACAGTAAAACAACTTGGATCATGATTCCTACTATTGGAATATTTTACTTCATAGGGTTTTATTACATTTTTAAACTTGCAATTACAAAATTCAATCTTAAAACACCTGGTCGCGAAGATATAGAAGAAGACATAATAAAAACAAACCCACACAAAACAAAAATCTCAGAAATTGCGAGAAAAGTACTAGAAGGACTTGGAGGAAAAGGAAATATAACATACCTTGATGCATGTGCATCAAGATTAAGAATAAATGTTAATCAAATAGAATTAGTAAAGTCTGACATTTATTTCAAATCTATTGGAGCAAGCGGTATGCTTAAAAAAGGAAATGATATTCAAATCGTATTCGGAGGAGTCTCTGATAATATAAGAATGGAAATAAACAAAATTCAAATTACTAAATAA
- a CDS encoding chromosome replication/partitioning protein — MSKNKRIEIVRRIDLELDGIKEFNKTREERYLELKEKLKVLIKEESYNKIETARIFKEINESKYYALDGYKSFASFIKSYKIAKTSIYRYIKLVAGIDSGKIDYDLILNRGVDYAIQLLENGHLLCKSSAKPLKSLRFRLDDEESFSFYRSNIKFASFLLQEVYKIEKDFFYKMQDRYNSLKT; from the coding sequence ATGAGTAAGAATAAAAGAATAGAGATAGTTAGGAGGATTGATTTAGAACTTGATGGAATTAAAGAGTTTAATAAAACAAGAGAAGAGAGATATTTAGAATTAAAAGAAAAACTTAAGGTTTTAATAAAAGAAGAATCTTATAATAAAATAGAAACCGCTAGAATTTTTAAAGAAATTAATGAAAGTAAATATTATGCTCTTGATGGGTATAAAAGTTTTGCGTCTTTTATTAAAAGTTATAAAATAGCAAAGACCTCTATATATAGATATATTAAATTGGTGGCGGGAATTGATAGTGGTAAAATTGACTATGATTTAATTTTAAATAGAGGGGTAGATTATGCTATTCAATTGTTAGAAAATGGGCATCTCCTTTGTAAAAGTAGTGCTAAACCTTTAAAATCTTTAAGATTTAGATTGGATGATGAAGAGAGTTTTAGTTTTTATAGATCAAATATAAAATTTGCTAGTTTCTTGCTTCAGGAAGTATACAAGATTGAAAAGGATTTTTTTTATAAGATGCAAGATAGATATAATAGTTTAAAAACATAG
- a CDS encoding protelomerase family protein has translation MSLKVNIKKDLELFRKNLEEIYVKYLKQEISYSKLKMGLEMLAEKHKNMLLRKDKFTNLSMILNLSKTRKIIKEYINLAVIEEIRQKNKLLFFWIPKEIKELSNIDIKDLCKIEELMIAHNILGQKVYFESFLGLFKSPEWLNDYAHHYKISKINSYRREQISVKINLKTYIKIINILLTQKRDIRLKFYGVLMATGRRPVEIMKVSEFYVQDNEHILMKHIAKKKEHNLIHEIVFPTFADSRLVIDSISEIRYMERTEKLSKEIISSNLAYSYNRLFRKIFENIFEPEESIYFCRRLYSRFSYLAFAPKNMELNLWITTVLGHEHDDIITAFHYNRYILENLDDNADFDLLKLLNKRIHTYVRRKTTYSVVNMERLNTLLESCNIIDDNYIKTLRVIQEFMIEKGLAELEMLRGLNVKIRRLFKQKYGYNYNYAKLGEYLSLIFGYDT, from the coding sequence ATGTCTTTAAAAGTAAATATCAAAAAAGATCTTGAGTTGTTTAGAAAAAACTTAGAAGAAATATATGTTAAGTATTTGAAGCAGGAAATTTCATATTCTAAGTTAAAGATGGGTCTTGAAATGCTTGCTGAAAAGCATAAAAATATGCTTTTGAGAAAAGATAAATTTACTAACCTTTCAATGATATTAAATCTTTCTAAAACACGTAAAATAATAAAAGAATATATAAATCTTGCTGTGATTGAAGAAATTAGGCAAAAGAATAAACTTTTATTTTTTTGGATTCCTAAAGAAATAAAAGAACTTTCTAATATTGATATAAAAGATTTATGTAAGATTGAGGAATTGATGATTGCTCATAATATTCTTGGTCAGAAAGTTTATTTTGAATCTTTTCTTGGTTTGTTTAAAAGTCCTGAATGGTTAAATGATTATGCACATCATTATAAGATTTCAAAGATTAATAGTTACAGAAGAGAACAAATATCAGTCAAAATAAATTTGAAGACTTATATTAAAATCATAAACATTTTATTGACTCAAAAAAGAGATATTAGGTTGAAATTTTATGGAGTATTAATGGCTACAGGTCGACGTCCTGTTGAAATAATGAAGGTTTCTGAATTTTATGTTCAAGATAATGAACATATCTTAATGAAACATATTGCTAAAAAGAAAGAGCATAATTTAATTCATGAAATAGTTTTTCCTACTTTTGCTGATTCTAGATTGGTAATTGATTCAATATCAGAAATAAGGTATATGGAAAGGACAGAAAAGCTGTCAAAAGAGATTATATCTTCAAATCTTGCTTATAGTTATAATAGATTATTTCGTAAGATTTTTGAAAATATATTTGAACCCGAAGAGTCGATTTATTTTTGCAGAAGACTTTATAGTAGATTTTCTTATCTTGCATTTGCTCCAAAGAATATGGAGTTAAATTTGTGGATCACTACAGTCTTAGGGCATGAGCATGATGATATAATAACAGCTTTTCATTATAATCGTTATATCTTAGAAAATTTGGATGATAATGCTGATTTTGATTTATTAAAACTGCTTAACAAACGAATACATACCTATGTTAGGAGAAAGACTACATATTCTGTTGTTAATATGGAAAGATTAAATACATTGTTAGAGTCTTGTAACATTATAGATGATAATTATATTAAGACTTTGCGTGTAATTCAGGAATTTATGATAGAAAAAGGTTTGGCAGAATTAGAAATGCTTAGAGGTCTTAATGTTAAAATTCGTAGGCTTTTTAAGCAAAAATATGGTTATAATTATAATTATGCAAAATTAGGAGAATATTTATCTTTGATTTTTGGATATGATACTTGA
- a CDS encoding DUF226 domain-containing protein, producing MATCELKAKLLARRLELNKANNNFFKRIEDKNYKKMYHTKIFSMINNFEAKPNKGKFWLCFRNVFDPTKYESLHLFHMRQGDRFIGIYYGFARLPKPFIVHYKENEVKKTSKIIKIYYIEFRFKKGSVFCYLRSLCTLLQSKNKEKNFYNSLLSRTLKLEKEVHRFYGKEYFEDKGVLKWIKENQK from the coding sequence ATGGCAACATGTGAATTGAAAGCAAAATTACTGGCAAGAAGATTGGAACTTAATAAGGCAAACAATAATTTTTTTAAGAGAATAGAAGATAAAAATTATAAAAAAATGTATCATACGAAGATTTTTAGCATGATAAACAATTTTGAAGCTAAACCTAATAAGGGTAAATTTTGGCTGTGTTTTAGGAATGTTTTTGATCCCACCAAGTATGAGAGTTTGCATTTGTTTCATATGAGGCAAGGAGATAGATTTATAGGAATCTATTACGGGTTTGCTAGGCTACCTAAACCATTTATTGTACATTACAAAGAGAATGAGGTCAAAAAGACATCTAAAATAATAAAGATATATTATATAGAATTTAGATTTAAAAAAGGGAGTGTTTTTTGTTATTTAAGAAGTTTGTGTACATTGTTGCAATCAAAGAATAAGGAAAAAAATTTTTATAATTCTTTGTTGAGTAGAACATTGAAATTAGAGAAAGAAGTGCATCGGTTTTATGGAAAAGAATATTTTGAGGATAAAGGTGTATTGAAATGGATAAAAGAAAACCAAAAATAA
- a CDS encoding ParA family protein, translated as MDKRKPKIITVASIKGGVGKSTTALFFSNILSSRNYKVLLIDLDPQASSTSFYINIIKGQNVDIKKINIYRVLKKELDIENAVTNVNTNIDFIASHLSLSQFNEENISLKESLLKIFLSYIKYRYDFIIMDTAPTLGSLLNNSLIITDYLIVPLPTDQWAIESLDLITNRLRDIFRNELPMFYLVTNLVERQNIDRELKNFIESEYKDNFLGSVPKRDNLRKTVFYRNNFNPNEDYYKAYEGILDTFLKKIYHN; from the coding sequence ATGGATAAAAGAAAACCAAAAATAATTACTGTAGCTTCAATTAAGGGTGGTGTTGGAAAAAGTACTACAGCTTTGTTTTTTAGCAATATTCTTTCATCTAGAAATTATAAAGTATTATTAATTGATTTAGATCCACAAGCTAGTAGTACTAGTTTTTACATTAATATTATAAAAGGTCAAAATGTAGATATCAAAAAAATAAATATATATAGAGTGTTGAAAAAAGAATTAGATATTGAGAATGCAGTTACTAATGTTAATACGAATATTGATTTTATAGCTAGTCATTTAAGTTTAAGTCAATTTAATGAAGAAAATATATCTTTGAAAGAAAGTTTACTTAAGATATTTTTAAGTTATATAAAGTATCGATATGATTTTATTATTATGGATACAGCTCCTACTTTAGGAAGTTTGCTTAATAACAGTTTAATAATTACTGATTATCTTATTGTTCCTTTGCCTACTGATCAATGGGCGATTGAGAGTTTAGATTTGATCACTAATAGATTAAGAGACATATTTAGAAATGAATTGCCGATGTTTTATTTAGTAACTAACTTGGTTGAAAGACAAAATATAGATAGGGAGTTAAAAAATTTTATTGAAAGTGAGTATAAAGATAATTTTTTGGGGAGTGTTCCCAAGAGAGATAATCTTAGGAAAACTGTTTTTTATAGAAATAATTTTAATCCAAATGAAGATTATTATAAGGCTTATGAAGGGATATTAGATACCTTTTTGAAGAAAATTTATCATAACTAA